The Lathyrus oleraceus cultivar Zhongwan6 chromosome 5, CAAS_Psat_ZW6_1.0, whole genome shotgun sequence genome includes the window CCTTAGTCATTGGAATTTCTTTACCTATTATATCCTGCATAGTTAAAGAGTTATTagcaaaatttaaaatttaaaagtttGAGATATAAACAAATATGGATGAAATATCATGAGATTACGGTTAATGTATTTTGTTTGTCTTCCAGATTTTCGATGTGACAATTCTTTCTCTTCAGATAGGTTTTGGAGTATCCTTGATTTTGTAAACGTCTACAAGACAGAAAAAAACATAGATTATGAAATATGAGTGTGCAAAAACCTTTGAATGATATTTGAAATTTGAAATTTTGTAAACCTAAACTCACATTCTAGTCTCACGATCTAGAATTAGATCATCTCCATGAGGATTTGGGACCCCATTTTCAGCAGCAGGCATGACATTGACCATATTAGGCAAAGAGACATTAGTCACATTTTCATGTTGTGGCAACCTTTGATTATCCATTATGTTAGAGCTTGATGATTGTTCCATGATTTCTTCAAAGCACCTataaaaacaataaaacaataaGAATAAGAAAATTAAATCTCAATTTTAGAACTCAGAAAACATAATTATCTTAGGCTTGTTAGATTTTGATGATCTATATGTACTTACGATGATAACAAGATAGTAAAGGTAGACAAAGATGAGTACTCAAATGAGGATTTTATCCAACTTATATAGAGGAAGCATACTCTTTGCTAAAGCAATATTTTACATTTACAATTAATTGttttaaatatatttttctttttattatatttatatcCAAAAAGGCAATTAAAAATGATAATGTACATTAACTAaggatttttttttatatatttctAGGAAAAAAAAGCCTAATAATACAAGTCAAAATATTAAATAACTAAAGTTATTTTAATAGaaattatataaaatatataaaGAATACGGTCAAtatttatttcaattaaaattgAAATTCATTTATTCCACACCACTTCAATAATATGTGAATTGAATCATGACTTGCAATCTTTTGTCTAAATGGATGTACAAATGTAATTTGATATTGAATATCTTTACAGAAGAAAAGAAGCAGAGACATTTTTTCGAAAATTATAAATTGAATATAttcatttttaatatttattaaagGACCTCTAATATAGATTTTGTTAAAGTGTAACTTTAATATTTTCaataaaattattaaatatatttgttttttattataaCAAAATTTATATTGTATGTAATatacactactacaaataatatattttataacAAACTTTCACGTTAATCAATAAAAATATGAGGTCAAATGACCTGAAACATGACATTTTTTAAAAGTTT containing:
- the LOC127080563 gene encoding uncharacterized protein LOC127080563, which codes for MSLLLFFCKDIQYQITFQRVCFLYISWIKSSFEYSSLSTFTILLSSCFEEIMEQSSSSNIMDNQRLPQHENVTNVSLPNMVNVMPAAENGVPNPHGDDLILDRETRIRLQNQGYSKTYLKRKNCHIENLEDKQNTLTDIIGKEIPMTKVYTNINSVIKYEINTLEETLSQVNSNGELRSIP